In one window of Tenacibaculum mesophilum DNA:
- a CDS encoding TlpA family protein disulfide reductase, with protein MKLNKKTILNIAFVIIIGLLLYPPTKIYFIRLVSFSPSTITEEKREMLNDYNWNLKGLNTSNIDFNETKNKVVFVNFWATWCPPCIAEMPSIQKLYDDYKDKVEFVFVSNEDWTTIEAFYKDKGYDLPTYNILSKVPDQLVSNSIPATFIIDKNGTIVVDKKGPADWNSDKFRILLDELLQ; from the coding sequence ATGAAGCTGAACAAAAAAACAATCTTAAACATTGCATTTGTTATAATAATTGGCCTATTATTATACCCACCAACTAAAATTTATTTTATTAGGTTAGTTTCGTTTTCTCCTTCAACTATTACTGAAGAAAAAAGAGAAATGTTAAACGACTACAATTGGAATCTTAAAGGCTTAAATACTTCGAATATAGATTTTAATGAAACTAAGAATAAAGTAGTTTTTGTAAATTTTTGGGCAACTTGGTGTCCACCTTGTATTGCCGAAATGCCAAGTATTCAAAAGTTATATGACGATTATAAAGACAAGGTTGAATTTGTATTTGTGAGTAACGAAGACTGGACGACTATTGAGGCTTTTTATAAAGACAAAGGGTATGATTTACCAACGTATAACATTTTATCAAAAGTACCAGATCAACTAGTAAGCAATTCAATTCCTGCGACGTTTATAATTGATAAAAACGGAACTATTGTCGTAGATAAAAAAGGACCTGCCGATTGGAATAGTGATAAATTTAGAATTTTGTTAGACGAATTACTACAATAG
- a CDS encoding efflux RND transporter periplasmic adaptor subunit: protein MSKRAKIILGIVALLFVVILIWLGKKNQKSVVTYETEKPFRTTIVKKAVATGKVVPLEEVEIKPQIAGIIDKIVVEEGAIVKAGDLLATVRVVPNEQSLQSARGMINSIQIRLNNAKTQYDRNKNLFDKGVISSQDFEASQLSYNQAKNDLRNAQNDYQIIKKGSVGSAGANTNIRATTSGMVVEIPVKKGYQVIQSNNFNEGTTIATIADMEKMIFEGKVDESEVGKLVKGSNIEVSLGAIENKKFPAILNFIAPKGTEENGAVQFKIKADVKLDDNYFVRAGYSANADIVLEKKDSVLSIKESLLRFDKKTEEPYVEIKKGDEEFEKRELKLGVSDGVNIEVLEGVTASDEIKIWNKASKDDEKKD, encoded by the coding sequence ATGAGCAAAAGAGCAAAAATTATCTTAGGAATAGTAGCACTATTATTTGTAGTCATCCTAATTTGGTTAGGAAAGAAAAATCAAAAAAGTGTGGTAACCTATGAAACAGAGAAACCATTCAGAACTACAATTGTTAAAAAAGCAGTAGCTACAGGAAAAGTTGTTCCTTTAGAAGAAGTTGAAATAAAACCTCAAATAGCAGGAATTATAGATAAAATAGTTGTTGAAGAAGGAGCAATAGTGAAAGCAGGTGATTTGTTAGCAACGGTAAGAGTAGTACCTAACGAACAATCGTTACAAAGTGCCAGAGGAATGATTAACTCTATACAAATTAGACTAAACAATGCAAAAACGCAATATGATAGAAATAAAAACTTATTCGACAAAGGCGTAATTTCTAGTCAAGATTTTGAAGCATCGCAATTATCATACAATCAAGCAAAAAATGACTTAAGAAATGCTCAAAACGATTATCAAATAATTAAGAAAGGGTCTGTAGGTTCTGCCGGAGCTAATACAAATATTAGAGCGACAACCTCTGGTATGGTTGTAGAAATTCCTGTAAAAAAAGGATATCAAGTTATTCAATCAAATAACTTTAATGAAGGTACAACCATAGCAACAATAGCTGATATGGAGAAAATGATTTTTGAAGGTAAAGTAGATGAATCAGAAGTAGGAAAATTAGTAAAAGGATCAAACATTGAAGTTTCATTAGGAGCTATTGAAAATAAAAAGTTCCCTGCAATATTAAACTTTATAGCGCCAAAAGGAACAGAAGAAAATGGTGCTGTACAGTTTAAAATTAAAGCAGATGTAAAACTTGATGATAATTATTTTGTAAGAGCAGGGTACAGTGCAAATGCAGATATAGTATTAGAGAAAAAAGATAGTGTTTTATCTATTAAAGAATCGTTATTACGTTTTGATAAGAAAACAGAAGAGCCTTATGTAGAAATAAAAAAGGGAGATGAGGAGTTTGAAAAGCGTGAGTTAAAACTAGGAGTTTCAGACGGAGTAAATATTGAAGTTTTAGAAGGAGTTACTGCTTCTGATGAAATTAAAATCTGGAACAAAGCATCAAAAGACGATGAGAAAAAAGATTAA
- the gcvT gene encoding glycine cleavage system aminomethyltransferase GcvT: MKNTALSHVHEALGAKMVPFAGYNMPVQYEGVTAEHETVRKGVGVFDVSHMGEFFLKGENALALIQKISSNDASKLVPGKAQYSCMPNADGGIVDDLIIYMIAENEYMLVVNASNIEKDWNWISQHNDLNVEMENRSEDWSLLAIQGPKAAEAMQSLTSVDLSNIKFYTFEITDFAGIPNVVVSATGYTGSGGFEVYVKNEDVEQLWNKVFEAGKDWGIKPIGLAARDTLRLEMGYCLYGNDIDDTTSPLEAGLGWITKFTKDFVNAEALKAQKEAGVTRKLVAFELTERGVPRHDYEIVDTDGNNIGRVTSGTMSPSLGKGIGLGYVTIENSKVDSDIFIQVRKKQIPAKVVKLPFYKG, translated from the coding sequence ATGAAAAATACAGCTTTATCACATGTACATGAGGCTTTGGGAGCAAAAATGGTTCCTTTTGCAGGTTATAATATGCCTGTACAATACGAAGGAGTAACTGCTGAACACGAAACTGTTAGAAAAGGAGTTGGTGTTTTTGATGTAAGCCATATGGGAGAGTTCTTTTTAAAAGGAGAAAACGCTTTGGCTTTAATTCAAAAAATATCTTCTAACGACGCTTCTAAATTAGTTCCTGGAAAAGCACAGTACAGCTGTATGCCGAATGCTGATGGAGGAATTGTAGATGATTTAATTATTTACATGATTGCTGAAAATGAGTATATGTTGGTAGTAAACGCTTCTAATATTGAAAAAGATTGGAACTGGATTTCTCAACACAACGATTTGAATGTTGAAATGGAAAATCGTTCTGAAGATTGGTCGTTATTGGCTATTCAAGGTCCTAAAGCTGCAGAAGCAATGCAATCGTTAACTTCAGTTGATTTATCGAATATTAAATTCTATACTTTTGAAATCACTGATTTTGCTGGAATTCCGAATGTAGTAGTTTCTGCTACTGGATATACTGGTTCTGGTGGATTTGAAGTATATGTAAAAAATGAAGATGTTGAACAACTTTGGAACAAGGTTTTTGAAGCTGGTAAAGATTGGGGAATTAAGCCTATTGGGTTGGCTGCTCGTGATACTTTACGTTTAGAAATGGGATATTGCTTATATGGTAACGATATTGATGATACGACCTCTCCTTTAGAAGCTGGCTTAGGATGGATTACTAAGTTTACGAAAGACTTTGTAAATGCTGAAGCTTTAAAAGCTCAAAAAGAAGCGGGTGTTACTCGTAAATTAGTTGCATTTGAATTAACTGAGCGTGGTGTTCCTCGTCATGATTACGAAATTGTTGATACCGATGGAAACAATATTGGTCGTGTTACTTCAGGAACGATGAGTCCGTCATTAGGTAAAGGAATTGGATTAGGATATGTTACTATTGAAAACTCTAAAGTTGATAGTGATATTTTTATCCAAGTTCGTAAAAAACAAATTCCTGCTAAAGTAGTGAAGTTACCTTTTTATAAAGGTTAA
- a CDS encoding thiol-disulfide oxidoreductase DCC family protein, producing the protein MNNLPSNKKVILFDGVCNFCNDSVLKVIKYDVKNQFVFTSLQSDIGKEITQYLGIDTSKVDSIILYEPNVAYDIKSTAALKIMNAFGGVWKLTQFFLIFPESFRNLVYDYIAKNRYKWFGKKNACMVPSKEIQEKFL; encoded by the coding sequence ATGAACAATTTACCTAGTAATAAAAAAGTGATTTTATTTGATGGTGTCTGTAATTTTTGCAACGATAGTGTGCTAAAAGTTATAAAATATGATGTTAAAAATCAGTTTGTTTTTACTTCTCTTCAATCGGATATAGGAAAAGAAATAACACAATATTTAGGGATAGACACTTCCAAGGTTGATTCTATTATTTTATACGAGCCAAATGTTGCTTATGATATTAAATCTACAGCTGCGCTAAAAATTATGAATGCTTTTGGTGGAGTTTGGAAATTAACGCAATTTTTTTTGATATTTCCAGAGAGTTTTAGAAACTTAGTATACGATTACATTGCTAAAAATCGCTATAAATGGTTTGGTAAAAAAAATGCCTGTATGGTTCCTTCTAAAGAAATACAAGAAAAGTTTTTATAA
- a CDS encoding ABC transporter permease, which translates to MFDLDRWREIFQSIGKNKLRSVLSGFTVAFAILLFTLLFGIVSGLQNQFKTAFVDDATNAMFVRVWKTSKPYKGLQTGRRIQLKNKDFDYVKDEYENKIQHLTARIYKSVNITYKNNQNNYQLRAVHPDHQFLEKTIIDEGRYINDLDLKDKSKVIVIGRLVKQDLFGEKPALGKRVNVDGISYKVVGIFSDKGGDNEERLTYMPVTTAQKLYGNNDYISQINIGYNPDLNLDQAITFGNRLERDLRKKLDIHPDDQSALSVRNMAEANKGINQFMFALYFIVIFVGSGTLIAGIIGISNIMIFVIKERTKEFGIRKALGAKPASIIGMVIQESILITTIAGYLGLSLGTYILSAIGDSLEKYFIKDPSVSPGIVIGATIILILSGLIAGYLPAKKAAQIKPIVALRAD; encoded by the coding sequence ATGTTTGATTTAGATCGCTGGAGAGAAATATTTCAAAGTATTGGTAAAAATAAGCTGCGTTCGGTTTTATCAGGATTTACGGTAGCTTTTGCAATTTTATTGTTTACACTATTATTTGGAATTGTATCTGGATTACAAAATCAGTTTAAAACAGCTTTTGTAGACGATGCAACCAATGCTATGTTTGTAAGAGTATGGAAAACATCCAAACCTTATAAAGGATTACAAACAGGAAGAAGAATTCAGTTAAAAAATAAAGATTTTGACTACGTTAAAGATGAGTATGAAAACAAAATTCAACATTTAACGGCAAGAATATACAAGAGTGTAAATATTACCTACAAGAACAATCAAAATAACTATCAGTTAAGAGCAGTCCATCCAGATCATCAATTTTTAGAAAAAACAATTATTGATGAAGGAAGGTATATTAACGACTTAGACTTAAAAGACAAATCTAAAGTAATTGTAATTGGTAGACTTGTAAAGCAAGACTTATTTGGAGAAAAACCAGCTTTAGGAAAAAGGGTAAACGTTGATGGAATTTCATATAAAGTAGTCGGAATATTTTCAGATAAAGGAGGAGATAATGAAGAACGATTAACCTACATGCCTGTAACAACAGCACAAAAACTATACGGAAATAACGATTATATCAGTCAAATTAATATAGGGTATAATCCAGATTTAAATTTAGATCAGGCTATTACGTTTGGTAATCGACTAGAAAGAGATTTACGTAAAAAGTTAGACATTCACCCTGATGACCAAAGTGCTTTATCCGTAAGAAATATGGCAGAAGCAAACAAAGGAATCAACCAATTTATGTTTGCGTTGTACTTTATTGTCATATTTGTAGGCTCTGGAACTTTAATAGCAGGAATTATTGGTATTAGTAATATTATGATTTTTGTTATTAAAGAGCGTACAAAAGAATTCGGAATTCGTAAGGCTTTAGGAGCAAAACCTGCATCAATTATTGGTATGGTAATTCAAGAGTCTATTTTAATAACAACCATAGCAGGGTACTTAGGTTTAAGTTTAGGAACCTATATTTTAAGTGCTATTGGAGATAGTTTAGAAAAATACTTTATAAAAGACCCAAGTGTAAGTCCGGGAATTGTAATAGGAGCTACTATTATTTTAATCTTATCAGGATTAATTGCAGGGTATTTACCAGCAAAAAAGGCAGCACAAATTAAACCAATTGTAGCACTAAGAGCAGACTAA
- a CDS encoding VF530 family protein, which translates to MSQEQPNNPLHGIKLATMLEELYLEYGWEEMGEMLNINAFKKNPTYTSSLKFLRITPWARAKVERLYLEMISN; encoded by the coding sequence ATGAGTCAAGAACAACCAAACAATCCGCTTCACGGAATAAAACTAGCCACCATGTTAGAAGAATTATACTTGGAATATGGTTGGGAAGAAATGGGAGAGATGTTGAATATAAATGCCTTTAAAAAGAATCCAACCTATACCTCTAGTTTAAAATTTTTAAGAATAACACCTTGGGCGAGAGCTAAAGTAGAAAGGTTGTACTTAGAAATGATAAGTAATTAA
- a CDS encoding YncE family protein produces the protein MKITKLLLQLFLISIVLISCSSEDKIVEVIRDKYDNGVIVSGEGLYGNKDGFISYVNNELSESQNFIYAGKNGALLAGLIQSIAFSETDAYIILNDANMIVIADRYTFKKKGQITTGLNNPRYMTIVNGKGYVTNWGDGANENDDYVAIIDIETNTIEENTISLANGVEQIVNKGNKLYISHKGGWSSNNIVSVVDLNNNNVVSTITVKDNPDDMAFDATGNLIVLSEGKPLEYGPAPYYKATKNTPSSISIINTTDNTIIKELAFPENKRATYLAYSNNKIYYYQGNTDKVYGIKETANELAEQGIDVGVIYGMNVRDNQLFVAEYEFQEVSELMVYDINTKNKIYSTEVGVGASKIYFN, from the coding sequence ATGAAAATAACAAAACTACTTTTACAACTTTTTTTAATAAGTATAGTACTTATCTCTTGTTCTAGTGAAGATAAAATAGTTGAAGTAATTAGAGACAAATACGATAATGGAGTTATTGTAAGTGGAGAAGGACTTTATGGAAATAAAGATGGATTTATTTCTTACGTGAATAATGAGTTATCTGAGTCACAAAATTTTATTTATGCAGGTAAAAATGGAGCATTGTTAGCAGGATTAATTCAATCAATAGCTTTTTCTGAAACAGATGCTTATATCATTTTAAATGATGCTAATATGATTGTAATTGCAGATAGATATACTTTTAAAAAGAAGGGACAAATTACAACAGGGTTAAACAATCCAAGATATATGACTATTGTAAATGGAAAAGGATATGTTACAAACTGGGGTGATGGTGCAAATGAGAATGATGATTATGTAGCTATTATAGATATTGAAACTAATACTATTGAAGAGAATACAATTTCACTAGCTAATGGTGTAGAGCAAATTGTAAATAAAGGTAATAAATTATATATCTCACATAAAGGAGGTTGGTCATCAAACAACATTGTTTCTGTAGTAGATTTAAATAATAATAATGTAGTATCAACAATAACAGTAAAAGATAATCCTGATGATATGGCTTTTGATGCTACAGGTAATTTAATTGTTTTGTCTGAAGGTAAACCTTTAGAATATGGACCAGCTCCATACTATAAAGCTACTAAAAATACTCCTTCTTCAATTTCTATTATTAATACAACTGATAATACAATAATCAAAGAATTAGCTTTTCCTGAAAATAAAAGGGCTACATATTTAGCATATTCTAATAACAAAATATATTATTATCAAGGAAATACAGATAAAGTTTACGGTATTAAAGAGACAGCAAATGAGTTAGCTGAACAAGGTATTGATGTAGGAGTTATTTATGGAATGAATGTAAGAGATAATCAATTATTTGTTGCTGAATATGAATTTCAAGAAGTAAGTGAGTTAATGGTGTATGATATTAATACTAAGAATAAAATATATTCAACAGAAGTAGGAGTAGGAGCTTCAAAAATTTATTTTAATTAA
- a CDS encoding ABC transporter ATP-binding protein, protein MIRIENLHKSYPIGKDSLHVLKGLDLHIKEGEFVSIMGSSGSGKSTLLNIVGLLDTHDEGNYYLNGQLIENLNEKKAAVLRNKFLGFVFQSFNLISYKTALENVALPLYYKGVGRKERLEIALEYLEKVGLKEWANHLPNELSGGQKQRVAIARALATKPKVVLADEPTGALDSTTTDSVMDLLKEINDEGMTVFVITHEEEVAEQTNRVVRLKDGVIISDELTKTATNKAKAI, encoded by the coding sequence ATGATTCGAATAGAAAATCTTCACAAATCTTATCCTATAGGAAAAGACTCACTTCATGTTTTAAAAGGATTAGATTTACATATAAAAGAAGGCGAATTTGTATCAATTATGGGGTCTTCAGGATCGGGGAAATCTACCTTATTAAATATTGTAGGTTTATTAGATACACATGATGAAGGAAACTACTACTTAAACGGACAGTTGATAGAAAACTTAAATGAAAAGAAAGCTGCAGTATTACGTAATAAGTTTTTAGGATTCGTTTTTCAGTCATTCAATTTGATTTCTTATAAGACAGCTTTAGAAAATGTAGCATTACCATTATACTATAAAGGAGTTGGTAGAAAAGAACGATTAGAAATAGCCTTAGAATATCTTGAAAAAGTAGGGTTAAAAGAATGGGCTAATCACTTACCAAATGAACTTTCTGGAGGTCAAAAGCAACGTGTAGCAATTGCAAGAGCTTTAGCTACCAAGCCAAAAGTTGTATTAGCAGATGAACCAACAGGAGCGTTAGATTCTACAACAACCGATTCGGTAATGGATTTATTAAAAGAAATTAACGATGAAGGTATGACTGTTTTTGTAATTACACACGAAGAAGAAGTAGCAGAACAAACTAATAGAGTTGTTCGGTTAAAAGATGGTGTTATTATTAGCGATGAGTTAACAAAAACAGCAACGAATAAAGCAAAAGCAATTTAA
- a CDS encoding TonB-dependent receptor plug domain-containing protein has product MKKITIIFILFFTINLFSQKDTIAINKLKEVIVNGKRNVEKKRIATKELKIGIKEQTKNPINLTNLLRYNSPIAFRDYGNGGVSTARFRGTSASNTLVLWNGIPINAVGSGQTDFNSLSASLNDNIIVQSGGNSAEYGSGAIGGTVHLKDELLFKEHQKFQLFTSYGSYNTTSNFFKSSVGTDKWSIKLASTFNYSDNDYTYIDERYKDDYGNLLTNENGNYKNYGINFVIGYKFTPTNTLSFYSTAYYGNRFFSNGFPNPSASSERNEDFNERNLLQWKYAFSSQFKQELNLAYLTQKYSYYRNKDVENFEFGKSKNVFINHSLTYRPSNVLSFNYKTIYENINGSSSDIGTEIRNSVAFVGSVKYQPTEKLITNLQVRKEINSDFNVPLSLFVGGEYRLANQLNILANFSTNYRVPTYNEMYWPVVGNLNLIPENSKQGELGASLKNENINITSTLFYIHINDKILWLPTGGSNLWRPRNVGDVVNKGIETYVSFKKEIGEHIVDFSSNYTFTLAENIETRKVLPFAPKHLLNFNVGYDYKRMKIFIQSLYQSSVYTNPTNSKTYSVKSVNVQNLGVTFKLSREQSKLPTIGFMLNNIFNEVYYFSNLRPMPGTNFNINLNYKF; this is encoded by the coding sequence ATGAAGAAAATAACAATAATATTTATACTGTTTTTTACGATTAATCTTTTTTCTCAAAAAGATACAATAGCTATTAACAAATTAAAAGAGGTAATAGTTAACGGGAAGAGAAATGTAGAAAAAAAACGCATTGCTACAAAAGAATTAAAGATTGGGATAAAAGAACAAACAAAAAACCCTATCAACTTAACAAACCTTCTACGATATAATAGTCCAATAGCTTTTAGAGATTATGGAAATGGAGGTGTGAGTACCGCTCGTTTTAGAGGAACATCGGCTTCAAATACATTGGTGTTATGGAATGGAATACCTATAAATGCTGTAGGAAGCGGACAAACAGATTTTAATTCATTATCTGCAAGTTTGAATGATAATATCATTGTTCAAAGTGGAGGAAATAGTGCTGAATATGGTTCTGGTGCCATTGGTGGTACGGTACACTTGAAAGATGAATTGTTGTTTAAAGAGCATCAAAAATTTCAATTATTTACTTCTTACGGAAGTTACAATACAACGTCTAATTTTTTTAAAAGCTCAGTAGGAACAGATAAGTGGAGTATAAAATTAGCTTCTACGTTTAATTATTCCGATAATGATTACACATATATTGATGAGCGGTATAAAGATGATTATGGAAACCTACTAACTAATGAAAATGGTAATTACAAAAACTACGGAATTAATTTTGTCATAGGTTATAAGTTTACTCCTACAAATACTTTATCGTTTTATTCGACCGCTTACTATGGAAATCGTTTTTTTTCCAACGGTTTCCCAAATCCATCTGCGAGTAGCGAACGAAATGAAGATTTCAATGAACGAAATTTATTACAATGGAAGTATGCGTTTTCGTCACAGTTTAAACAGGAGTTAAACTTAGCCTATCTAACACAAAAGTATAGTTATTATAGGAATAAGGATGTTGAAAATTTTGAATTTGGAAAGTCAAAAAATGTATTTATAAACCACTCTTTAACTTATAGACCATCTAATGTTTTGTCGTTTAATTACAAAACTATTTATGAAAATATAAACGGCAGTAGTTCTGATATAGGTACTGAAATAAGAAATTCAGTTGCTTTTGTAGGAAGTGTTAAATATCAACCTACTGAAAAATTAATAACGAATTTACAAGTTAGAAAAGAAATTAATTCAGATTTTAATGTGCCTCTGTCTTTATTCGTAGGAGGAGAATATAGATTAGCTAATCAATTAAACATCCTAGCCAATTTTTCAACAAATTATCGAGTACCTACTTATAATGAAATGTATTGGCCTGTAGTAGGAAATTTAAACTTAATACCAGAAAATTCAAAACAAGGGGAATTGGGAGCTTCTCTTAAAAATGAAAATATAAATATAACATCTACATTATTTTATATCCATATTAATGATAAAATTCTTTGGTTACCAACAGGTGGCAGCAATTTGTGGAGACCAAGAAATGTAGGTGATGTGGTTAATAAAGGAATTGAAACTTATGTGAGTTTTAAGAAAGAGATAGGAGAACATATAGTTGACTTCTCTTCCAATTATACGTTTACGTTAGCGGAAAATATAGAAACAAGAAAAGTATTACCATTTGCACCAAAGCATTTATTAAATTTTAATGTGGGATATGATTATAAAAGGATGAAAATTTTTATACAAAGTTTATATCAAAGTAGTGTATATACAAACCCAACAAACTCAAAAACTTATTCTGTAAAATCGGTAAATGTTCAAAACTTAGGAGTAACCTTTAAGTTATCTAGAGAACAATCAAAACTTCCAACGATAGGATTCATGCTTAATAATATATTTAATGAAGTGTATTATTTCTCAAATTTGCGTCCTATGCCAGGAACAAATTTTAATATCAATTTAAATTATAAATTTTAA
- a CDS encoding ABC transporter permease, with protein MKFLFDSDTWQEIYGSIRKNKLRTGITIVGVLWGIFILVVLLGAARGMENNFKRIFGDFATNSVFLWTQRTDTPFKGFQKGRRFDLTFKDIEVLEKEYSNEIKLLAPRNQTNGTVVKDFKSGDFQVSGDYPVLDRVQKKDLIYGRFLNQNDIKNNSKVCVISEDMYKQLFDKKEVPIGQYVKISNVNYKVVGVYKPSNTIDIDGDTAYIPFTTFQKVYNTSNKVDWMMITANEGVDIKQMEKDILLTLKNLHKVHPEDKRAFGSVNLGDQIDKLMGFLTGMQFLTWFVGIATLIAGVFAIGNILLITVKERTKEIGIRRALGATPISIKRQIVLESVFLTTVAGMLGIIFGGLVLFLLDLLVGGGDDPTLVNPTVNIPIVMLAFSILVILGTLIGLIPAYMATVVKPIEALREE; from the coding sequence ATGAAGTTTTTATTTGATTCAGACACTTGGCAAGAAATTTACGGAAGTATTCGTAAAAATAAATTAAGAACAGGTATTACTATTGTAGGGGTACTATGGGGAATTTTCATATTAGTAGTCTTGTTAGGCGCTGCTCGTGGTATGGAAAATAACTTTAAAAGAATTTTTGGAGATTTTGCTACCAACAGTGTTTTTTTATGGACACAGAGAACAGATACGCCTTTTAAAGGGTTTCAAAAAGGAAGAAGATTTGATTTAACATTTAAAGATATTGAAGTTCTTGAAAAAGAATATAGTAATGAAATAAAGTTATTGGCGCCTAGAAATCAAACTAATGGTACTGTTGTTAAAGATTTTAAATCAGGTGATTTTCAGGTTAGTGGAGATTATCCCGTTTTAGATCGTGTACAAAAGAAGGATTTAATCTACGGAAGATTTCTCAATCAGAATGATATAAAGAACAACTCTAAAGTTTGTGTTATTTCTGAAGATATGTACAAACAACTCTTTGATAAAAAAGAAGTACCTATTGGGCAGTATGTAAAAATTAGTAACGTTAATTACAAAGTTGTAGGTGTATATAAACCTTCAAATACTATAGATATTGATGGAGATACAGCTTACATTCCATTTACAACCTTTCAAAAAGTATACAACACATCTAATAAAGTAGATTGGATGATGATTACAGCTAATGAAGGAGTAGATATCAAGCAGATGGAAAAAGATATTTTGTTAACCTTAAAAAACTTGCATAAAGTACACCCAGAAGATAAAAGAGCTTTTGGAAGTGTAAATTTAGGAGACCAAATAGATAAATTAATGGGCTTTTTAACAGGAATGCAGTTTTTAACATGGTTTGTTGGGATTGCAACCTTAATAGCAGGAGTTTTTGCCATTGGTAACATTTTATTAATTACCGTAAAAGAGCGTACGAAAGAAATTGGAATTAGACGAGCTTTAGGAGCAACTCCAATAAGTATTAAAAGACAAATAGTATTAGAGTCAGTGTTTTTAACCACTGTGGCAGGAATGCTAGGAATTATTTTTGGAGGACTTGTTCTATTCCTATTAGATCTTTTAGTAGGAGGAGGAGACGATCCAACATTAGTAAATCCAACCGTAAATATACCCATAGTAATGCTAGCCTTTTCAATCCTAGTAATTTTAGGAACTTTAATAGGATTAATACCAGCATATATGGCAACAGTAGTAAAACCAATCGAAGCATTAAGAGAAGAATAA